TGCTGGCGCGCGCAGTGGTGGTGGTGGATGCCAGCGGAATTGTTCGTCACGCTGAACTCGTGCCAGAAGTGAGTGAAGAGCCGGATTACGCAGCGGCCATGGCTGCCCTTTGACGCGTTCAGCGGGGCATCCATGCATCTCGGAAAGCCGTTTCCCTCGCGGGATGACGAGGAGCGTTCTTCGCTGGCCGCCTGCGCCATCGTTCTGTCGCCTGTTTTTTGGGGGTGGACGCGCCGCTTGAAGGGGCTCGACGGCGCTTGGTCCTGATGGCCAAAAACCCCTTCGATTCAAGGGTTTTCAGACCTGACACCGACCGGTGTCGGGTCTAATCTACATCATCGGGATAAACTTTTAAGCCGGCTGTTGAGTAAAACATTCGCCCGTCTTCAGCCCATCTTCAGGCATTCCCCTCTATCATTCGGAGCGTTGAAGCGGCAGGGGGAGCCAATGGCCTTGCGGCGACAGCGTGATTCAGAAAGGAGCAACCGCTCGTGACCACGACTTCAGAACGTTTGGAAGCCTCGATTCGTGAGGTGATCGCGAAAGAGAATGTTCGTTTTATCGACCTCCAATTCATTGACATCCTCGGCATTGTGAAGAGCGTCACGATTCCGACCTCTCAGCTGTCCGACACGCTGGAAAACGGCAAGTGGTTTGATGGAAGCTCCGTGGAGGGGTTTGCCCGCATCGCGGAGTCCGACATGTTTCTGAAGCCGGACCTGAGCACGTTCCAGGTGATCCCGTGGACGCGCGGCAACAACACCACTGCGCGCATCATTTGCTGGGTCTACACCCCTGACGGCGAGCCTTTCGTCGGCGATCCCCGCGGACTGCTCAAGCGCCAGTTGGAAGCGGCGCGCGCGCTCGGATACGACTTCAACACCGGTCCCGAACTGGAGTTTTTCCTGTTCCGCTCCAACGACCCGACGGCGCCGACGCCCTTGCCGCACGACCGGGGTGGCTATTTCGATCTCTCGACCGACCTGGCCAGTCACGTGCGCCAGGACATGGTCAACGCGCTGGAAGCCCTGGGCATCGAGGTGGAAACCAGTCACCACGAAGTCGCGGTCGGACAGCACGAGATCGACTTCAAGTACTCCAACGCGCTGACGTCGGCTGACAGTTGCGTCACCTTCAAGTATGCCCTCAAGGCCATCGCGCAGAAGTACGACCTGTACTGCACCTTCATGGCCAAGCCCATCTTCGGGGTGAACGGGTCGGGCATGCACACCCACATGAGCCTGTTCAAGGACGGCGACACGGCCATGTATGATCCGACGGATGTCTATGGCCTGTCCAAGACGGCCAAGCACTTCATCGCCGGCATTCTTCATCACGCCCGGGCGATGAGCGCGATCCTGAGCCCGACCGTCAACTCCTACAAGCGCTTGGTGCCGGGTTACGAGGCGCCCGTTTACGTGTCCTGGGCGCGGAACAATCGCTCGGCGCTGATTCGCGTGCCACGCATCAATCCCAAGGCCATCAAGGCGACGCGGGTCGAACTGCGCTGTCCCGATCCGACCTGCAATCCCTACCTGGCGTTTGCCGTGATGTTGGCTTGCGGCTTGGACGGCGTGAAGCGTGAATTGACGCCTCCGGAGCCCGTTGAGGAAAACCTCTACCACATGGGCCAGGACGAGCGCTCCAACCGCAACATTGAAAACCTGCCGGGCTCGCTGGGAGAGGCGCTGGCCGAACTGAAGAAGGATGCCGTGATCCGCGAGGCTTTGGGCGACCACGTGTTCGAACGCTTCCTGGAGGCCAAGACTCAGGAGTGGGACGACTACCGGAAGTCCGTCAGCCAGTGGGAACTTGACCGGTATCTCTCCCTGTATTGAATCGAGCGATTCCGGGAGTGACAGCGGGGGCCTGACGGCCCCCGCTTTTGCGTGGGGACGTCGGGAATGTCTCGTTTCTTTACATGTCCTTAATAAGGTATTAAACTATTGGGGTCCACCTTGATGAAGGAGATCCCCTGTGATCCGTTGCGCTCGAGTCCTCCCTGCGGTCGTGGCCGCTTCGACCTTGCTGGTGGGTTGCGGCCAGTCTGGCGCGACGGTCAGTGCCGGCAATTTGCGTCAAGGAGTGGAGAGCCGGAGCCAATCGACACGTTTGGATGATGCGGATCTGTCCGCCGGCGCAATTCGCCAACAGGTCTCTCCTGACGTCTTGCGGCGCGAAGCGCAGGCCGATGGAGCCGGGAACCTCCTGTTCCCGACCCGGCCCTTGCCGCGTCGTGCTGCTGCGCCGGCTCCGCGCCTGGCCGCAGGGCCTGTCCTGAGCGGTGGCTTGCGGTATCCGGACTTCACGGGGGCCTTGATTCCCGCGGCCAATGTGACGGTCCACGTCATGGCCAAGGGTGGTGGACTCTCGTCCCCGCGTGAAGTGGCGACGGCTCTGACCGACGCGAACGGGCGCTGGACTGCGGTGCTGCCCGCCGAGTTGTTGGGCAAGGCCGTGACCACCTCTTACGAGCTGGGCAACCGTCGCTGGACCTTGGAGCGCATGCGCTGGGAAGGCCCGAGCGTCGCTTCCTTGGCCGCATCCCAAGATACGGGCGATCGCACCCTGGAAGCGTCCAGCCAGAATGGCAAGGCGGCGCTGATCCACCAAGTTTGGAATCGCGCCCTGGCCGCCTTCGAGCGGGAGTCAATCTCGTTGGACGGCTGGTGGACACGCCCCATTGGCACCCGCTGGCCCGCGGATGCGAATTACTACTCCATGGGGACCGTCAACCTGACGGATGCAGAGTGGTGGGACGTGAATGGTCACGAAATTGGCCACGCGATCTTCTTTGCAGGTTTCAATTCTTCTTCCGGCGGCGGCCAGCACAAGATTGACGAGTGCTATGGCGCTGATCTGGCCTGGTCAGAAGGCTTTGCCAGTTTCTTCTCCGGCGTGATCAGCATTTCGCGCCAGGATCCAGACGCCAAGTTCGAATTCATGGTGCCGCGTCGCAAGCCGATTCGCCTGGAGAATGTGCCTGAGGATGTGTGCCAGGGCCACACCAATGAGTGGCGTGTCAGTGCCGCTCTGTGGGATCTTTATGACACGCATGCGGATGGTCAGGACCAGGTGGCGCTCGAATTCAAGCAGATTTGGGGGTCGTTGGTGAAGACTGGAACGGGTGGTCGGATGGCTGACGTGCGGGATGCGTTCCGCCGGGTGGCGCTTCAAACCGAACCGTCGCTGCGCCCGGGGCTGGCGGCAGCCTTTGCCCAGAGTGGGGTGCCTGTGACGCTCCAGATGGCTCGCTAGACCAGGAACGTCACGCTGACATCACCAGGAAGCCCGAGGCCGCGGGTGAGGCGGCGAACAAGGTGAGTAACGAGACCTTACTTTTGAACGCACTGGCGCAGGCCTCCTGCAGCGGGGAGGAACTGCGCCAGTCGCTCGGGTTGGTCGAGGCAGACTTTCGCCCGGCTGCGCGCAACTTGTGGCTGGATGGGCTGATCCAGGGACAGCTGGCGGATGGTTGCTGCAGCGCCCCTTGCGGCACGATGTGTGTCAGTGCGATGAAGCTTGATCGGGTCTGGCAGCTGTCCAAAAAAGGCCGACTGCGCTTGAAGGTGCTGTCTGCCCGGTCAGACGCCTCCTGACGCGCCGGTCACCGCTTGTGGTATGCTTGGTGTCGGGTTCTCGCGACCTGATACCGGCTGGAGGCAAAAGTGTCTGAAACCGCGAGTTTGAGCCTCGAAGAGGTCAGTGTCAAGCTGGGTGTCAGCCCGTCGGCCGTCAAGAAACGCATCGCCCACCTCAATATTCCCGTGATGCGGGGGGCTCGCGGGAAGTTGATCTTCGACCCACGTGCGTTCTCTCTGCTGGCAGAGGCGGATGGCCTGCTCAAGGCCGGGCATGGGTTCGATGAATGCCGAAAACGGCTCGGTCTCCAGCAGCCGGCTGCGATCGATGTCGAGGTGGAGGACCTTGATGCCGAGGATGAGGGCGACGACGACACGGAGCGTCCTCGCCGGCTTCCTACGCCTGTGTTCATCCAGCTGCGCCGGCGCAAGGTGCAGCCGCTGACGAGCGAAACCCCACTGCCCGATCTGCTGTCCCGTCTCGACGGCCTTTTGAAGATGCTGGATGAGAAAGAGCGGCACAACCAAGTGCTGCAGGCCAAGTTAATGGTGGCCTACGACGAGATCACCAAATTGTCCGCCACGTCTGCCGCGCATCAGGAGCGCACCTTAGCGCTGCAGGTGGAAGTGCAACGCCTCAATGGGGAATTGAAAATGCTGGCGGCGCCGGAGCCGGAAAAGCCGTGGTGGCGATTCTGGTGACTTCGGACTGGCGCTGGATTAGTCCGAAAAGTGTAGACACTGGGCAAATAGGCTTTTAGCCGCCAGGGGCGTTCGCGGGTCGTTCTCTCTGGCTCAAAAGGTGGAGCGCGCGTCTGGGCAACCAGGCGCGCGCTCTGACGATAAAACTGGGCCAGGTGCCGAACTGGCTGGTTCGCCCGGCCTTCACTCGCAGCCTGGTGGGGGCACAGCGCCTTCTGGGCGCCCTTGCCTCAGGCGTTGGCCTGCGGGGCGGACGACGAAGCCTGGCCGACCACCCTGCCGGTCGGGGTGGCCACGCTCGGGCGCGGTTGGCCGGCACGGAAGGCTTCGCCTG
This sequence is a window from Candidatus Sericytochromatia bacterium. Protein-coding genes within it:
- the glnA gene encoding type I glutamate--ammonia ligase — encoded protein: MTTTSERLEASIREVIAKENVRFIDLQFIDILGIVKSVTIPTSQLSDTLENGKWFDGSSVEGFARIAESDMFLKPDLSTFQVIPWTRGNNTTARIICWVYTPDGEPFVGDPRGLLKRQLEAARALGYDFNTGPELEFFLFRSNDPTAPTPLPHDRGGYFDLSTDLASHVRQDMVNALEALGIEVETSHHEVAVGQHEIDFKYSNALTSADSCVTFKYALKAIAQKYDLYCTFMAKPIFGVNGSGMHTHMSLFKDGDTAMYDPTDVYGLSKTAKHFIAGILHHARAMSAILSPTVNSYKRLVPGYEAPVYVSWARNNRSALIRVPRINPKAIKATRVELRCPDPTCNPYLAFAVMLACGLDGVKRELTPPEPVEENLYHMGQDERSNRNIENLPGSLGEALAELKKDAVIREALGDHVFERFLEAKTQEWDDYRKSVSQWELDRYLSLY